A single region of the Gopherus evgoodei ecotype Sinaloan lineage chromosome 3, rGopEvg1_v1.p, whole genome shotgun sequence genome encodes:
- the LOC115649504 gene encoding ras-like GTP-binding protein rhoA, with product MAAVWKKITVVGDVACGKTCLLLAFCKEQFPKCYEPTVFETYINDTEVDGKSMKLMLFDVAGQRRGNYQHFRSLFYQGTSVILMCFSVDRPNALQNILDIWIPEVKQFCPTAPIVLVATKKELRNDEGMLERFATLEQEPIKMEEGKAWAASIGAYAYLECSAKTKDGIERALQIIGQAAIQDRTKKKRKHHVFFRLL from the coding sequence ATGGCTGCTGTTTGGAAAAAGATAACTGTCGTGGGAGATGTTGCCTGTGGCAAAACATGCCTCTTACTTGCCTTTTGCAAGGAACAGTTTCCCAAATGCTATGAGCCAACAGTGTTTGAAACCTACATCAACGACACTGAGGTTGATGGGAAGTCAATGAAGCTGATGCTCTTCGATGTAGCAGGGCAGCGCCGAGGTAATTATCAGCACTTCCGTTCGTTGTTCTATCAAGGCACAAGTGTCATCTTAATGTGCTTctcagtggacaggccaaatgccCTGCAGAACATCCTTGACATTTGGATTCCGGAGGTCAAACAgttctgccccacagctcccattgttctGGTGGCTaccaagaaagaactgaggaatGATGAGGGTATGCTGGAAAGATTTGCTACACTGGAACAAGAGCCAATAAAGATGGAAGAAGGAAAAGCCTGGGCTGCTAGCATTGGGGCATATGCCTACCTGGAGTGCTCTGCGAAGACGAAAGATGGCATTGAGAGAGCCTTGCAGATTATTGGTCAAGCTGCAATACAAGATagaacaaagaagaaaagaaagcatCATGTGTTCTTCAGATTGTTGTAA